A window of the Juglans microcarpa x Juglans regia isolate MS1-56 chromosome 5D, Jm3101_v1.0, whole genome shotgun sequence genome harbors these coding sequences:
- the LOC121264591 gene encoding uncharacterized protein LOC121264591 has protein sequence MVAMMMATNKREKLASLINSAKSASNIPSKLESLRQLKQNLLHEDPSLLSEFLSPLLDLQSDRFSPVRKLVAEMIGEIGLKHMEFLPEIVPALITVVDDGTPAVARQAITSGIDLFRSTLERVAIQGLYSSELSSSVESSWAWMLKFKDKIYSMAFQLGSGGTRLLALKFVEAVILLYTPDPNGLSEPPTNEGESVQFNISWLRAGHPVLNVGDLSIEATHSLGLLLDQLRFPTVRSLSNSAIIVLINSLSAIAKQRPAFYGRILPVLLGLEPSSSIINGMHVSAAHHALKGAFLTCLKCTHPGAAPWRDSLVDALREMKAGGLAEQTLHQFSKITGSLGEGKEDSPVIKEEKVTCKAGDAVDSNLGRKRSGAPENSDPAEDRDMPEKRMKASPSVSEESTRELDKSITIPQDGIPSTRPTTSRGDVDTGPAQQLVAMFGALVAQGEKAIGSLEILISSISADLLAEVVMANMRYLPPNLSKAEGDDLLMNMTIVGSDTDAKYPPSFIADVLSLSSTFPPIVSLLDAHQSISNEIVKPHSKEEHAASVVDSVVGHSGMDHDSDNLILPAGVSASSDIVLSEMEKGCFPITSDIHDMGNLESEIPGLDSSALTDGLSETQVASSLASTDLEDASQEQVTSLVQTTLNLHPSMSTDRSEELSPKAAVTDVSSLVSSTETSVVLSFHVILPKMSAPVVYLDDEQKDHLQKLAFIRIVEAYKQVAVAGGAQVRFSLLAYLGFEFPLELDPWKLLQKHILEDYMGHEGHELTLRVLYRLYGEQVEDRDFFSYTAAASEYEKFLLTVAETLRDSFPPSDKSLSRLFDEAPDLPKSILKLLESMCSPGNFDKAEELQSGDRVTQGLSVVWRLIIQRPPIRDVCLKIALQSAVHHLEEVRMKAIRLVANKLFPLSSIAKQIESFAKEMLFSVIGDDVADGIDTEGSVREAQKDSEIEKPVDERLSVSANSKDISSDTHQSSMCQSVSSLSVSEAQRCMSLYFALCTKKHSLFREIFVVYKSMPKTVKQAIHRQIPVLVRTMGSSSDLLEIISDPPSGSKNLLMQVLQILTDGTIPSSELLFTIRKLYDSKVKDLEIVIPILPFLPKDEVKLIFPHVVNLPPEKFQSALARILKGLSHSGPVLTPAEVLIAIHGIDPEKDGIPLKKVTEACNACFEQRQVFTQQVLAKVLNQLVEQIPLPLLFMRTVLQAIGAFPALVDFIMEILSRLVSKEIWKYPKLWVGFLKCAFLTKPQSFGVLLKLPPAQLENALARTAALKAPLITHASQPNIRSSLPRSVLAVLGIVPESETSSQAQTGVAPDSQNSSQVQTSQADSGHMSNPDKVVTEKS, from the exons ATGGTGGCAATGATGATGGCCACGAACAAGAGGGAAAAGCTCGCGAGTCTGATAAATTCGGCCAAGTCCGCTTCCAATATACCGTCCAAACTTGAATCCTTGCGTCAATTAAAGCAGAATTTGCTCCATGAAGACCCTTCCTTGCTCTCCGAGTTCCTCTCTCCCCTCCTCGACCTCCAGTCCGACCGGTTCAGTCCGGTTCGTAAGCTCGTTGCAGA GATGATAGGTGAAATCGGCTTAAAGCACATGGAATTCCTACCTGAAATTGTACCTGCGCTGATTACTGTTGTGGACGATGGTACACCAGCTGTTGCTCGACAAGCCATCACTAGCGGGATTGATTTATTTCGTTCAACTCTTGAAAGAGTTGCAATTCAG GGTCTCTATTCAAGTGAATTGAGCAGTTCAGTTGAGTCATCATGGGCATGGATGTTAAAATTCAAGGACAAAATATATTCCATGGCTTTTCAG CTGGGAAGTGGTGGAACAAGGTTGCTGGCACTGAAGTTTGTTGAAGCTGTCATTCTTCTTTATACACCTGATCCTAATGGCTTGTCAGAGCCTCCTACTAATGAAG GAGAGTCTGTGCAATTTAATATATCTTGGCTTCGTGCGGGTCATCCAGTGCTTAATGTTGGAGATTTGTCAATTGAAGCCACTCATAGTTTGGGTCTATTGCTTGATCAGCTCAGGTTTCCAACAGTCAGATCTCTTAGTAACTCTGCAATAATTGTGCTCATTAATAG TCTCTCAGCAATCGCAAAACAAAGGCCTGCATTCTATGGACGGATTCTTCCAGTTTTACTTGGTTTGGAGCCCTCAAGCTCTATAATCAATGGAATGCATGTTTCTGCGGCACATCATGCTTTAAAAGGCGCCTTCCTCACCTGCTTGAAATGTACTCACCCGGGTGCTGCACCG TGGCGAGATAGTTTGGTGGATGCCTTGAGAGAGATGAAAGCTGGAGGGTTGGCAGAGCAAACTCTTCACCAATTTTCTAAGATTACTGGAAGTCTAGGTGAAGGAAAAGAAGATTCCCCAGTTATTAAG GAAGAGAAGGTTACATGTAAAGCAGGTGATGCTGTGGATAGTaatttgggaagaaaaagaTCTGGAGCACCAGAAAACAGTGATCCAGCTGAAGATAGAGATATGCCTGAAAAGCGTATGAAAGCATCGCCTAGTGTCTCAGAGGAATCTACTAGAGAGTTGGATAAAAGTATCACAATTCCTCAAGATGGAATTCCATCAACTCGGCCAACCACTTCCAGAGGAGATGTTGATACTGGACCTGCGCAGCAACTTGTTGCTATGTTTGGTGCCTTGGTTGCTCAAGGCGAAAAAGCCATTGGCTCTTTAGAGATTCTTATATCAAGTATCTCTGCTGACTTGCTAGCTGAGGTAGTGATGGCTAATATGCGTTACCTTCCTCCCAATCTTTCCAAAGCTGAAGGAGATGATTTGCTGATGAACATGACTATAGTTGGGAGTGATACTGATGCTAAATATCCTCCATCATTTATAGCAGACGTTCTGTCACTTTCTAGTACTTTCCCACCGATAGTCTCACTGTTAGATGCTCACCAGTCTATATCCAATGAAATAGTG AAACCTCATAGCAAGGAAGAACATGCTGCTTCTGTAGTTGATAGTGTTGTTGGACATTCTGGCATGGACCATGATTCTGACAATCTGATTTTGCCTGCTGGTGTATCAGCTTCTTCTGATATTGTTTTGTCTGAAATGGAGAAAGGTTGTTTTCCAATTACATCTGATATCCATGACATGGGGAATCTAGAGAGTGAGATACCTGGCTTGGATTCTTCTGCTCTTACTGATGGATTGTCAGAGACACAGGTTGCTTCCTCCTTGGCCTCCACTGATCTGGAAGATGCCAGTCAAGAGCAAGTTACAAGTTTGGTTCAGACAACACTGAATTTACATCCATCAATGTCAACAGACAGGTCCGAGGAACTTAGCCCAAAGGCAGCTGTTACAGATGTCAGCAGTCTGGTCTCATCAACAGAAACTTCTGTTGTGTTGTCTTTTCATGTCATCTTGCCCAAGATGTCAGCACCTGTTGTTTACCTTGATGATGAACAGAAGGATCATTTGCAGAAATTGGCTTTTATACGCATTGTTGAGGCATATAAGCAAGTAGCAGTTGCTGGAGGTGCACAAGTCCGCTTTTCACTGCTTGCATATTTAGGGTTTGAG TTTCCCTTGGAGCTAGACCCTTGGAAACTGTTACAAAAGCATATACTGGAAGATTACATGGGTCATGAG GGACATGAGTTGACCTTGCGTGTCCTCTACAGGTTATATGGCGAGCAAGTAGAGGACCGTGACTTCTTTTCTTACACAGCTGCGGCttctgaatatgaaaaattcCTTCTTACTGTG GCAGAGACACTTAGAGATTCTTTTCCACCTTCAGATAAATCATTAAGTAGATTGTTTGATGAAGCTCCTGATCTGCCGAagtcaattttaaaattactagaAAGCATGTGTTCTCCTGGAAACTTTGATAAAGCTGAGGAGTTACAAAGTGGGGATCGCGTTACTCAAGGTCTCAGTGTTGTGTGGAGATTGATTATACAAAGGCCACCCATTCGAGATGTCTGCTTGAAAATTGCCTTACAG AGTGCAGTCCATCACTTGGAGGAAGTGCGTATGAAGGCAATACGTCTG GTGGCAAACAAGCTTTTTCCTTTATCATCCATTGCCAAACAGATTGAAAGTTTTGCAAAAGAAATGTTGTTCTCTGTAATAGGTGATGATGTGGCAGATGGAATTGATACTGAAGGATCAGTCAGAGAAGCACAGAAG GATTCTGAGATTGAAAAGCCTGTGGATGAACGTCTGTCAGTGAGTGCCAACAGTAAGGATATTTCCTCTGATACTCATCAATCGAGCATGTGTCAGAGTGTTTCCTCCCTTTCAGTCTCAGAGGCACAGCGTTGCATGTCTCTGTATTTTGCCTTGTGTACTAAG AAGCACTCCCTTTTCCGTGAAATATTTGTAGTCTATAAGAGCATGCCAAAGACGGTTAAGCAG GCCATTCACCGCCAGATTCCAGTACTAGTCCGTACTATGGGCTCATCATCAGATCTACTTGAAATAATTTCAGATCCTCCAAGTGGAAGCAAGAACCTTCTAATGCAG GTTTTGCAAATACTGACAGATGGGACGATTCCCTCCTCAGAATTATTGTTCACAATAAGAAAGTTATATGATTCAAAAGTAAAG GATTTAGAGATTGTTATCCCGATCTTGCCATTCCTTCCAAAGGATGAG GTTAAGCTGATTTTTCCCCATGTTGTGAATCTTCCCCCAGAAAAGTTCCAGTCAGCACTTGCCCGCATACTAAAG GGATTGTCTCATTCAGGTCCAGTGCTCACTCCAGCTGAAGTGCTAATTGCTATCCATGGGATTGACCCTGAAAAAGATGGAATTCCCTTGAAGAAG GTCACAGAAGCTTGTAATGCATGTTTTGAGCAGAGGCAAGTATTCACCCAACAAGTGCTTGCAAAAGTTTTGAATCAATTG GTTGAGCAGATCCCTCTTCCTTTATTGTTCATGCGAACCGTATTACAAGCCATAGGTGCTTTCCCAGCACTG